A genomic window from Macrobrachium rosenbergii isolate ZJJX-2024 unplaced genomic scaffold, ASM4041242v1 13869, whole genome shotgun sequence includes:
- the LOC136837828 gene encoding uncharacterized protein produces the protein MVESCVKLTKRLVYGAIRNDVLDFRDFEYIICQTVHMVNRRPIAFKEVLRDDSGDVIPDPITPEILIHGYDLLSINIIPELQAFPDIDLEWLPRHDPVQLIQDSYHKLRKVRTRLIEVYNNEFLSNLVTKAVNVKNRYKPVSHKSLQIGDIVLIKETHTKPTNYPMAIVKEITTNVNGEVTGALVFKGKTKELVKRHSSTLIPLLMVNELSEHSKRALKLNVACPADHAVTKNGVRPKRKAALLSEERTRRILDD, from the coding sequence ATGGTCGAGAGCTGTGTCAAGCTCACAAAGAGACTAGTGTATGGGGCTATTCGAAATGATGTCCTAGATTTTCGGGATTTTGAGTATATAATTTGCCAGACGGTTCATATGGTAAATCGTCGCCCTATAGCTTTTAAGGAAGTATTGAGGGATGATAGTGGGGATGTTATACCTGACCCAATTACACCTGAGATTTTGATTCATGGTTATGACTTGCTATCTATTAATATTATTCCAGAATTACAAGCTTTCCCAGATATAGATCTTGAATGGTTACCAAGGCATGATCCTGTCCAGTTGATTCAAGATAGTTATCATAAACTTAGAAAAGTTAGAACTCGTTTGATTGAGGTTTACAATAATGAATTTCTAAGTAATTTAGTCACTAAGGCTGTTAACGTTAAGAACCGATATAAGCCAGTCAGTCATAAATCTTTGCAAATTGGAGACATTGTACTTATTAAAGAAACCCACACCAAACCTACTAATTACCCCATGGCAATTGTTAAAGAAATTACAACAAATGTGAATGGAGAAGTAACAGGGGCATTAGTTTTCAAAGGGAAAACGAAAGAGTTGGTTAAACGTCATTCATCGACCTTGATCCCTTTATTAATGGTAAATGAACTGTCTGAACACAGTAAAAGGGCATTAAAGTTGAATGTTGCTTGTCCTGCTGATCATGCTGTAACTAAAAATGGTGTTCGTCCTAAGAGGAAAGCTGCTCTCCTTAGTGAAGAGAGAACTAGAAGAATTTTAGACGATTAA